From a region of the Thiorhodovibrio winogradskyi genome:
- a CDS encoding PAS domain S-box protein, protein MSTDQHKTKQELIDELNHLRGRIAELESAGNVDDSSRGEPMPGALRWCNALEQITDDALGVLDVKYVYKHVNTAYERFWGRPKEELIGRSVPELFGEAMFSSQMKARLDRCLAGEVARYSDWFESPSLGRRYMDVVYHPLRDPEGQVIGLVNLARDMTNQALAEEELKQQKNQLQHIGEMAQVGGWELDARTMELTWTEQTFAIHELPVGQAPDVQTGIAFYHPEHQPKITAVVRAALEQAQPYDVQLRLITAKGRHLWTRSIGLPVIQDGEVVKLTGAFQDITEHKQAEIALQQAKEHLEQAIRSANVGLWDWDLTTDNIHFSAEWARQIGCTEEDIGDTLEEWTSRVHPDDKGKPLADLEAMLHTPGKGYEGVFRFRHKNGQYRWILSQATAHRDKTGKPVRIIGSHIDITRQKQLEQERLRLEAIAACSPDFVGISDLDGHALYLNPAGRRLVGLTADSDIANIRITDFLWPEDRASGKECIAELLEKGRFSCEIRFQHFTDDRLIEMHVEAFRVDDPVTGQPLFIGTVSRDVTERNRLTAHLKESERKFRSMVEFAPLGVAIADAKGVLKECNQALTDILGYSKRELIGQCFASFTHPDDAARQWTLIEQLLTNRIRSYSLEKRYIRKDNTLCWVNITSTLFPNQEDGEGLGLTFIEDITERMQAQRRLEKSQFILREAEKLAGVGAWEWDIAAERFLVSENWCLIHGTDNPTPRMQELLPIAHPEDRAAIEQAWAKVLEEGRDYVIEHRIVRQDTGEVRYISAKGQPRLDASGQVARMYGAALDVTEQKRNEDALRQAKEQAEAASQAKSMFLANMSHELRTPLNGVLGMLHILEEAALEPALAEAVGIAISSSRTLLTVIKDILDFSKIEAGKLRLAREAFDLPDLLQSVPAAFAHQAQSKGLALHTDIAPDLPAWVVGDVARLRQVLFNLLGNAIKFTERGEVRLSTRALSPTEQTTDQTQMRLEFTVTDTGIGIPADRLADIFESFSQVEDASTRRFQGTGLGLAIVKRLVDLMGGQVSITSTLGQGTVARFDVAVGTATEPAQASQPAQRPPSTGQAPTRVLQILVVDDEATNVKVLSMMLTKLGHQIEAAANGLQALDKLRRQPFDLVFMDAAMPEMGGIETTQKIRENQHGDLNPSVRIVALTANAMRGDREKYLDAGMDDYLSKPIDAKALRAVLETAMAQGGLPAPPRCETGGHQPGDLPVVAMDE, encoded by the coding sequence ATGTCCACAGACCAGCACAAGACCAAGCAGGAGTTGATCGACGAGCTGAATCATCTCCGCGGACGCATCGCTGAGTTGGAGAGCGCCGGCAATGTCGATGATTCAAGCCGCGGCGAGCCCATGCCGGGTGCGTTGCGCTGGTGCAACGCCCTGGAGCAGATCACCGACGATGCCCTCGGGGTTCTGGACGTCAAATACGTTTACAAGCACGTCAACACGGCTTATGAGCGCTTCTGGGGTCGACCCAAGGAGGAGCTCATCGGCCGCTCGGTCCCCGAGTTGTTCGGGGAGGCGATGTTTTCCAGCCAGATGAAAGCGCGCCTTGATCGCTGTCTGGCCGGAGAGGTCGCCCGCTATTCGGACTGGTTTGAGTCTCCGTCCTTGGGGCGTCGATACATGGACGTCGTCTATCACCCCTTGCGCGACCCCGAGGGCCAAGTCATCGGTTTGGTCAACCTGGCACGTGATATGACCAACCAGGCGCTGGCCGAAGAAGAACTCAAGCAACAGAAGAACCAACTCCAGCACATCGGAGAAATGGCGCAAGTCGGCGGCTGGGAGCTTGACGCCCGCACCATGGAGCTGACCTGGACCGAGCAAACCTTTGCCATTCATGAGCTGCCAGTCGGCCAGGCGCCCGATGTCCAGACGGGCATCGCGTTCTATCACCCGGAGCATCAGCCGAAGATCACCGCGGTGGTGCGGGCGGCTCTGGAACAGGCGCAACCCTATGATGTCCAATTGCGGCTGATCACAGCCAAGGGGCGGCACCTGTGGACCCGCTCCATCGGTCTTCCAGTCATCCAGGATGGTGAGGTGGTCAAACTCACCGGCGCCTTTCAGGACATCACCGAGCACAAACAGGCGGAAATTGCCCTGCAACAAGCCAAGGAACACCTGGAACAAGCTATTCGATCCGCCAATGTCGGCCTGTGGGATTGGGATCTGACCACCGACAACATCCACTTTTCCGCCGAGTGGGCGCGACAAATCGGCTGCACCGAGGAAGACATTGGCGATACCCTGGAGGAATGGACAAGCCGCGTTCATCCAGATGATAAGGGCAAACCCCTGGCTGATCTCGAAGCAATGCTTCACACACCCGGGAAGGGTTATGAAGGTGTGTTTCGCTTCCGCCACAAAAACGGCCAGTACCGCTGGATTCTGTCGCAGGCCACGGCTCACCGAGACAAGACCGGCAAGCCGGTGCGGATCATTGGCTCCCACATCGACATCACGCGCCAGAAGCAACTGGAGCAAGAGCGCTTGCGTCTGGAGGCGATTGCCGCCTGTTCGCCAGACTTTGTCGGCATCTCCGATCTCGACGGCCATGCGCTCTATCTCAACCCCGCCGGTCGGCGCCTGGTCGGTTTAACCGCCGACAGCGACATCGCCAACATTCGGATTACTGATTTTCTTTGGCCCGAGGATCGCGCCAGCGGCAAGGAGTGCATCGCGGAACTGCTGGAGAAGGGGCGTTTCTCGTGCGAGATTCGCTTCCAGCACTTCACCGACGACCGCCTGATCGAGATGCATGTCGAAGCCTTTCGCGTCGACGATCCAGTGACTGGACAGCCGCTCTTTATCGGCACGGTCAGCCGGGATGTGACCGAACGCAATCGCCTCACTGCACATCTCAAAGAGAGCGAACGCAAGTTTCGCTCCATGGTGGAGTTTGCCCCGCTTGGGGTGGCCATTGCCGATGCCAAGGGCGTGCTAAAAGAATGCAACCAGGCGCTGACCGACATTCTCGGTTACTCCAAGCGTGAACTCATCGGTCAGTGCTTCGCGTCCTTTACCCATCCGGACGATGCGGCACGCCAATGGACCTTGATCGAGCAGTTATTAACGAACCGCATTCGCTCCTACTCCCTGGAGAAGCGCTACATCCGCAAGGACAACACCCTGTGCTGGGTGAACATCACCAGCACCCTGTTCCCCAATCAGGAGGATGGAGAAGGGCTCGGTCTCACCTTTATCGAGGACATTACCGAACGCATGCAGGCTCAGAGGCGCTTGGAGAAAAGCCAGTTTATTCTGCGGGAAGCGGAAAAGCTCGCCGGCGTGGGAGCCTGGGAATGGGATATCGCCGCAGAGAGATTTTTGGTCTCCGAGAACTGGTGCTTGATTCATGGGACCGACAACCCGACGCCTCGAATGCAAGAACTGCTTCCCATCGCGCATCCGGAGGATCGAGCCGCCATTGAACAGGCCTGGGCCAAGGTACTGGAGGAAGGTCGGGACTATGTGATTGAGCACCGCATTGTTCGCCAAGATACGGGCGAAGTACGCTACATCAGCGCCAAAGGCCAACCCCGGCTGGACGCATCCGGCCAGGTGGCGCGGATGTACGGTGCGGCGCTTGATGTCACCGAACAGAAGCGCAACGAGGACGCCCTGCGCCAGGCCAAAGAGCAAGCCGAGGCCGCCAGCCAGGCGAAGTCGATGTTCCTCGCCAACATGAGCCATGAGCTGCGCACACCGCTCAATGGCGTGCTCGGTATGCTCCACATTTTGGAGGAGGCCGCGCTGGAGCCGGCGCTGGCGGAAGCGGTCGGCATCGCCATCAGTTCCTCGCGGACCTTGCTGACCGTCATCAAAGACATTCTCGATTTCTCAAAAATTGAAGCCGGCAAGCTCAGGCTTGCGCGGGAAGCCTTCGACCTTCCTGACCTGCTGCAATCGGTCCCGGCGGCTTTTGCTCATCAAGCCCAATCCAAGGGCCTGGCCCTGCACACGGACATCGCGCCGGATCTGCCGGCATGGGTGGTTGGCGATGTCGCCCGGCTGCGCCAGGTGCTGTTCAATCTGCTCGGCAACGCCATTAAGTTCACCGAGCGGGGTGAGGTGCGCTTGAGCACCCGCGCTCTGTCCCCAACCGAGCAGACAACCGACCAGACGCAAATGCGCCTGGAATTCACGGTCACCGACACCGGCATCGGCATCCCCGCGGATCGGCTCGCCGACATTTTCGAGTCCTTCAGCCAGGTGGAAGACGCCAGCACCCGGCGCTTTCAGGGCACTGGCCTGGGGCTTGCGATTGTTAAACGCCTGGTCGATCTGATGGGCGGACAGGTGAGCATCACCAGCACCCTGGGCCAGGGTACCGTGGCGCGGTTTGACGTCGCCGTGGGCACGGCGACCGAGCCAGCGCAGGCTAGCCAACCGGCACAACGCCCGCCCTCGACCGGGCAAGCGCCGACCCGGGTGTTACAGATCCTGGTGGTTGATGACGAAGCGACCAATGTCAAGGTGCTGAGCATGATGCTGACGAAGCTGGGGCATCAGATCGAGGCTGCCGCGAACGGGCTTCAGGCACTGGACAAACTGCGCCGTCAGCCCTTCGACTTGGTGTTCATGGATGCCGCCATGCCGGAAATGGGCGGCATCGAAACCACCCAAAAAATTCGGGAAAACCAACACGGCGATCTAAATCCATCGGTGCGCATTGTCGCCCTGACCGCCAATGCCATGCGGGGTGATCGGGAAAAGTACCTCGACGCCGGCATGGATGATTATTTGTCCAAACCCATCGACGCCAAGGCCCTGCGTGCGGTGCTTGAGACAGCCATGGCGCAAGGGGGGCTTCCGGCGCCGCCCCGGTGCGAAACGGGAGGACATCAACCAGGTGACTTGCCTGTCGTCGCAATGGATGAGTGA
- a CDS encoding Druantia anti-phage system protein DruA — protein sequence MHDITLRAVAPDEEARFKALLEAYHYLGAAAKIGHTLWYVAIWRDQWLALLVLSAAAWKCAARDQWIGWDRRYQFDRLHLIANNARFLILPQWHVPNLASKVLSLCERQVSTDWQTRFGYPLWLLETFVDPRRFTGTCYRAANWLEVGQTRGYRRTRAGYSQQPDGAKRVFVRPLIGQVQARLSDPRRHSRAHPTAGSSRNPCLREIAGSGCAGYR from the coding sequence TTGCACGACATCACCCTGCGTGCGGTCGCCCCAGATGAAGAGGCGCGCTTCAAAGCATTGCTCGAGGCGTATCACTACCTGGGCGCGGCGGCAAAAATCGGTCACACCCTCTGGTATGTCGCCATCTGGCGGGATCAGTGGTTGGCGTTGCTGGTGCTGAGCGCCGCGGCCTGGAAGTGCGCGGCTCGCGATCAGTGGATCGGCTGGGATCGCCGCTACCAGTTCGACCGCCTGCATCTGATCGCCAACAACGCCCGCTTTCTCATTCTGCCCCAGTGGCATGTGCCCAATCTCGCCTCCAAGGTGCTGTCGCTGTGCGAGCGCCAGGTCAGCACTGATTGGCAGACCCGCTTCGGTTATCCGCTGTGGTTGCTGGAGACCTTCGTCGATCCGCGCCGCTTTACCGGCACCTGCTATCGCGCGGCCAACTGGCTGGAGGTCGGGCAGACGCGCGGGTACCGCCGCACGCGCGCCGGCTACAGCCAGCAGCCCGATGGCGCCAAGCGGGTGTTTGTCCGCCCCTTGATCGGGCAGGTCCAAGCACGCTTGTCCGACCCAAGACGCCATTCTCGCGCTCACCCGACAGCAGGGTCTTCTCGAAACCCTTGTCTCCGAGAAATTGCAGGCTCTGGTTGTGCTGGGTATCGCTAA
- a CDS encoding putative transposase gives MREEIETLQQDLDQLKAQRKETPKHISVDELPEDARFRQLATRSKQLIDSVKMIAYRAETAMSNSLQDETVLSRIDKP, from the coding sequence CTGCGGGAGGAGATCGAAACGCTGCAACAGGATCTCGATCAGCTCAAGGCACAGCGCAAGGAAACGCCGAAGCATATCAGCGTCGATGAACTGCCAGAAGATGCGCGCTTTCGTCAGCTGGCAACGCGCAGCAAGCAACTGATCGATAGTGTAAAGATGATTGCCTACCGCGCCGAAACGGCCATGTCCAATAGCTTGCAGGACGAAACCGTGCTGTCCCGAATTGACAAGCCGTAG
- a CDS encoding Fic family protein gives MQWFLATLEQAIATAEQRLDQVLAKARFWQRWAGTPLNARQAKVTNRLLDGFEGKLTNRRWASIAHCSSDTASRDIRELLALGLLYRLPGGGRSAAYTLANGEINAQSRLA, from the coding sequence TTGCAATGGTTTCTCGCCACCTTGGAACAAGCCATCGCGACCGCCGAACAGCGGCTTGACCAAGTTCTGGCAAAGGCCCGCTTCTGGCAACGATGGGCGGGGACGCCACTCAATGCGCGGCAGGCCAAAGTCACTAACCGTTTGCTCGATGGCTTCGAGGGCAAGCTCACCAATCGCCGCTGGGCGTCGATCGCGCACTGCTCGTCGGACACGGCGTCGCGTGATATTCGCGAACTCTTGGCGCTCGGCCTGCTGTACCGCCTGCCAGGCGGCGGACGCAGCGCCGCCTATACCCTGGCCAACGGCGAGATCAATGCTCAATCAAGGCTAGCCTGA
- a CDS encoding CPXCG motif-containing cysteine-rich protein → MLEQTTVQCPYCGETLITEVDGWTSHRYIEDCPVCCRPIEFEATIDQLGELERLVARRDDD, encoded by the coding sequence ATGCTTGAACAAACCACCGTGCAATGTCCGTATTGCGGCGAAACCCTGATAACCGAGGTCGATGGCTGGACCAGCCATCGCTATATCGAGGATTGTCCGGTCTGTTGCCGGCCGATTGAATTCGAGGCAACCATTGATCAATTGGGTGAACTAGAGCGATTGGTCGCCAGGCGGGATGACGACTGA
- a CDS encoding PAS domain-containing protein gives MTTPVPAESGPPHEHQARVAAYCQDVHARKCLLTAALKAYPDGWIQLLDAALRTLFIQGQGLRLLDLDPEQAIGQPLHALYPETLLQPLKEGCARALAGTSAELEVSIDQRIVLLSLSPAAPTDPSTAQVILIARDITERKQTEEALKHTSWRLSEAQRFAHVGDWEWDPRTNRIQWSDQLYRIMGLEVGSPLPDYPSHLALYLAEDGARLDAAVQMALNHHQPYELELRRIRPDGSEIRVIACGHVQCDDAGKVTCLYGSVLEVTALKAAEARAREEHQHVLDILESTTDAFFEVDRDFNLTYLNNKAMTLLGLACRDDTLGRNLWDLFPRAVNTEFDHQYRRALHEQVPIAFEAYFEPFDTWYEVHAYPSPAGLAVYFRIVTERKRMEQALRTSSEQAQAANRIKSRFLANMSHELRTPLNGIVGLLDVLADTRVTDEQRDYIEQAIHASRRLTRLIGDILDLSKVESGHLSLLRQPFDLGEFVRAVEQLFTPVARRNQVRLSVSLAANAPPRLLGDTTRLHQILGNIIGNAIKFAQGGHVRVEALSLGRGRGKEWVILFLVKDTGLGMAEEQLEALFDPFVQAENLVTQSADGVGLGLSIVKNLVQRMGGSLCVGSELGKGTEFAISLPFAEALATAAAEDPARASVAADIKHLDGLHILGVDDEKTNRLLLSRLLTKQGARVSLAEDGSAALAVLQAPDADFDLVLLDIHMPVMDGFATTAAIRRGDAGPRHQRVPILALTATSMGSDHERFLDAGMQGHVAKPVEIVELTKAIREVVAKSRR, from the coding sequence ATGACCACCCCAGTCCCCGCCGAGTCCGGGCCACCACACGAGCACCAGGCGCGCGTCGCGGCATACTGCCAGGATGTCCATGCGCGCAAGTGCCTGCTGACCGCCGCGCTCAAGGCCTATCCCGATGGCTGGATTCAGCTGCTCGACGCAGCGCTGCGGACGCTGTTCATTCAGGGACAAGGTTTGCGACTGCTAGATCTCGATCCCGAACAGGCCATTGGTCAGCCGCTGCATGCGCTCTACCCCGAGACACTGCTCCAACCGCTTAAGGAGGGCTGCGCGCGCGCCTTGGCCGGCACCTCCGCGGAGTTGGAGGTGAGCATTGACCAGCGTATCGTCCTTCTGTCCTTATCGCCGGCGGCCCCAACAGACCCGAGCACGGCACAGGTGATCCTGATCGCGCGTGACATCACCGAGCGCAAGCAGACCGAGGAGGCACTGAAACACACCAGCTGGCGGCTGTCCGAGGCGCAGCGCTTCGCGCATGTCGGCGACTGGGAGTGGGACCCGCGCACCAACAGAATCCAGTGGTCCGATCAGCTGTATCGCATCATGGGGCTCGAAGTCGGCTCACCGCTGCCGGATTACCCAAGCCACCTCGCGCTCTACCTCGCCGAGGACGGCGCGCGCTTGGATGCCGCCGTGCAGATGGCACTGAACCACCACCAACCCTATGAACTCGAGCTTCGCCGCATCCGCCCGGACGGAAGCGAAATCCGCGTCATCGCCTGCGGCCATGTCCAGTGCGATGACGCCGGCAAGGTCACCTGCCTTTATGGCTCCGTGCTCGAGGTGACCGCACTCAAAGCCGCCGAGGCCCGCGCGCGCGAGGAGCATCAGCATGTGCTGGATATCTTGGAAAGCACCACGGACGCCTTCTTTGAGGTTGATCGGGACTTTAATCTGACCTACCTCAACAACAAGGCCATGACGCTGCTGGGGCTCGCCTGTCGCGACGACACCCTGGGCCGCAATCTGTGGGATCTCTTTCCGCGGGCGGTCAACACCGAATTCGACCACCAATACCGCCGGGCGCTGCACGAGCAGGTGCCCATCGCCTTCGAGGCTTATTTCGAGCCCTTCGACACCTGGTACGAGGTCCACGCCTACCCATCTCCGGCCGGGCTGGCGGTGTACTTTCGCATCGTCACCGAGCGCAAGCGCATGGAACAGGCGCTGCGGACCTCGAGCGAACAGGCGCAAGCGGCCAACCGGATCAAGAGCCGCTTCCTGGCCAACATGAGCCATGAACTGCGCACCCCGCTGAACGGCATCGTGGGTCTGCTCGATGTGCTGGCCGACACCAGAGTCACCGACGAGCAACGCGATTACATTGAGCAGGCCATCCATGCCTCGCGCCGTTTGACCCGCTTGATCGGCGACATTCTTGATCTCTCCAAGGTCGAGTCCGGCCATCTCTCGCTCCTGCGGCAGCCGTTCGATCTGGGCGAGTTTGTCCGCGCCGTCGAACAACTCTTCACACCGGTCGCGCGCCGCAATCAGGTCAGGCTGAGCGTCTCGCTGGCCGCCAATGCCCCGCCCCGCCTGCTCGGGGACACGACGCGCTTGCATCAGATTCTTGGCAATATCATCGGCAACGCGATCAAATTCGCCCAAGGCGGGCACGTGCGTGTCGAAGCCCTGTCGCTCGGGCGCGGACGGGGCAAGGAATGGGTGATTCTGTTCCTCGTCAAGGACACTGGTCTGGGCATGGCCGAGGAGCAGTTGGAAGCACTCTTCGATCCCTTCGTTCAAGCCGAGAACCTAGTGACCCAGTCGGCCGATGGCGTCGGGCTCGGACTGTCCATCGTCAAGAACCTAGTCCAACGCATGGGTGGCTCCCTCTGTGTCGGCAGCGAACTGGGCAAGGGCACCGAATTTGCCATTTCACTGCCCTTCGCCGAGGCGTTAGCCACGGCGGCGGCAGAAGACCCTGCTCGGGCGTCCGTGGCCGCGGATATCAAGCATCTTGATGGACTGCACATACTGGGTGTGGATGATGAAAAAACCAACCGGCTGCTGCTCTCCCGTCTGCTGACCAAGCAAGGCGCGCGGGTCAGCCTGGCTGAAGACGGCTCCGCCGCGCTGGCTGTCCTGCAAGCCCCGGACGCGGACTTTGACCTGGTGCTACTGGATATCCACATGCCGGTGATGGACGGGTTCGCCACCACTGCCGCGATCCGACGCGGCGATGCCGGTCCCCGTCATCAACGGGTTCCGATCCTCGCGCTCACCGCCACAAGCATGGGCAGCGATCACGAGCGCTTCCTCGACGCCGGCATGCAGGGTCATGTCGCCAAGCCGGTCGAGATCGTGGAGCTCACGAAGGCCATCCGCGAGGTCGTGGCGAAATCAAGACGCTGA
- a CDS encoding sensor domain-containing protein: MFAQTTPLKLDSAHDLHAALFNAMTDGVLVVNRQGLIIDCNPAFHRRLGYRKDELTGRSVTTLDPPEFAAQVPRRLAEIEQQGQATFETAHYRKDGSVMPVELNARSFQVGSELVFFSVVRDISERKEMETRLHEGIETYEAAVNTTTLGFWMVDMDGCFLEVNAAYLKLSGYSRDEFLRLRIPDIEALEQPAETARHIAQIIRDGSDRFRSEHRRQDGSRWPVEVVTSFSRVQGGRFFVFIEDISERVVQEHRLQLAARVFDTMDQAVVVTDASNRIVSINPAAVRITGYTFDEVRGKDPSIFASGRHDRAFYDAMWASLHASRHWEGEIWDRRKDGTLYAKWLGINAIHDSQGALYQYVSVFSDITERKKTEELVWRQANFDALTGLPNRHLFYERLEQEIKKAGRTRQGIAVLFIDLDRFKEVNDSLGHAKGDALLAQAAGRIGAKVRESDTVARLGGDEFTVVLPNFGDRANLERIARELIMTLAEPYELGDDDRGYISASIGITLFPDDADNLDGLLKHADQAMYVAKAEGRNRFGYFTATMQREAREKAALAKDLRQALGRGELEVYYQPIVDMTDEVIVKAEALLRWYHPERGLVSPMVFIPLAEELGLIHEIGQWVFGQALAAVARWRDMHDRIIQVSVNRSPIQFEKPNQPCCTDELRRFDLPGHSITVEITEGSLLSQSKHIEQQLLEFRNAGIEVSIDDFGTGFSALSYLRRFDIDYLKIDRSFISDLAEDDANTALTEAIIVMAHKLGIQTIAEGVETERQRDLLRQFGCDYAQGYLYAPALQMDAFEQLLGAA; encoded by the coding sequence TTGTTCGCTCAGACAACGCCCCTGAAGTTGGACTCGGCCCACGACCTCCATGCCGCCTTGTTCAATGCCATGACCGATGGTGTGCTGGTGGTGAATCGCCAGGGCCTGATCATCGACTGCAATCCCGCCTTTCATCGCCGCCTTGGCTATCGCAAGGACGAACTCACGGGACGCTCGGTGACCACGCTCGATCCTCCAGAATTTGCAGCCCAGGTGCCGCGGCGGCTGGCCGAGATCGAGCAACAGGGGCAGGCCACCTTCGAGACCGCCCACTATCGCAAGGACGGTTCGGTCATGCCGGTTGAACTCAACGCCCGCTCCTTCCAGGTGGGTAGTGAGCTGGTGTTCTTCAGCGTGGTGCGCGACATCAGCGAGCGCAAGGAGATGGAGACACGGCTGCATGAAGGCATCGAGACCTATGAGGCCGCCGTCAATACCACGACCCTGGGGTTTTGGATGGTGGACATGGACGGGTGCTTCCTGGAAGTCAACGCGGCCTATCTGAAGCTGTCAGGCTACAGTCGCGATGAGTTCTTGAGGCTGCGAATCCCCGATATCGAGGCCCTCGAGCAGCCAGCGGAAACAGCCCGCCATATCGCCCAAATCATCAGGGACGGCTCCGACCGCTTTCGCAGCGAGCATCGTCGCCAGGATGGCAGCCGGTGGCCGGTGGAGGTGGTGACCAGTTTCTCGCGCGTGCAGGGCGGGCGCTTCTTCGTCTTCATCGAGGATATCAGCGAGCGGGTGGTGCAAGAACATCGCCTGCAACTCGCGGCCCGGGTGTTTGACACCATGGACCAGGCAGTGGTGGTGACCGACGCAAGCAACCGCATCGTCTCGATCAATCCGGCGGCTGTGCGCATCACGGGTTACACCTTTGACGAGGTGCGTGGCAAGGATCCCAGCATCTTCGCCTCCGGGCGTCATGATCGCGCCTTCTATGACGCCATGTGGGCGTCCTTGCATGCTTCCCGACACTGGGAGGGCGAGATCTGGGATCGGCGCAAGGACGGCACCCTCTACGCCAAATGGCTCGGCATCAATGCGATCCACGATAGCCAGGGCGCGCTCTATCAATACGTTTCGGTGTTCTCTGATATTACCGAGCGCAAAAAGACCGAGGAACTGGTCTGGCGCCAGGCCAACTTCGACGCCCTGACCGGGTTACCCAACCGGCATTTGTTCTACGAGCGCCTGGAGCAAGAGATCAAGAAAGCGGGGCGCACGCGGCAAGGCATCGCTGTGCTGTTCATCGACCTCGACCGCTTCAAGGAGGTCAATGACAGCCTTGGTCATGCCAAGGGCGACGCGCTCCTGGCGCAGGCCGCCGGCCGCATCGGCGCCAAGGTGCGCGAGAGCGATACCGTCGCGCGCCTCGGTGGCGACGAGTTCACGGTCGTTCTACCGAACTTCGGTGATCGTGCCAACCTCGAACGCATCGCCCGGGAGCTGATTATGACCCTCGCCGAGCCTTATGAATTGGGCGATGACGACCGAGGGTATATCTCCGCCAGTATCGGCATTACCCTGTTTCCAGACGACGCCGACAATCTCGATGGCTTACTCAAGCACGCGGATCAGGCGATGTATGTGGCCAAGGCCGAGGGGCGCAACCGCTTTGGCTACTTCACGGCGACCATGCAGCGTGAGGCGCGCGAGAAGGCTGCCCTGGCCAAGGATCTGCGCCAGGCGCTCGGGCGCGGTGAGTTGGAGGTCTACTATCAGCCGATTGTCGACATGACCGACGAGGTCATTGTCAAGGCCGAGGCCTTGCTGCGTTGGTACCACCCCGAGCGTGGCTTGGTCAGTCCCATGGTTTTCATTCCCCTGGCCGAGGAGCTCGGTCTCATCCATGAGATCGGCCAGTGGGTGTTTGGCCAGGCGCTTGCCGCTGTCGCGCGTTGGCGTGACATGCATGACCGCATCATTCAGGTGAGCGTCAACCGATCGCCGATTCAGTTCGAGAAGCCGAACCAGCCCTGTTGCACGGACGAATTACGCCGCTTCGATCTTCCCGGCCATAGCATCACCGTGGAGATTACCGAGGGATCCCTGCTGAGCCAATCCAAGCACATCGAGCAGCAACTGCTGGAGTTCAGGAATGCAGGCATCGAAGTGTCCATCGACGATTTCGGCACCGGTTTCTCGGCCTTGTCCTATCTGCGTCGGTTCGATATCGACTACCTGAAGATCGACCGGTCCTTCATCTCCGACCTCGCCGAGGACGACGCCAACACCGCGCTGACAGAGGCGATCATCGTGATGGCGCACAAGCTCGGCATCCAAACCATTGCCGAGGGCGTGGAAACCGAGCGGCAGAGGGATCTGCTGCGGCAGTTCGGCTGCGATTACGCCCAAGGGTATCTCTACGCACCTGCGCTGCAGATGGATGCGTTCGAGCAGCTCCTGGGCGCAGCGTGA
- a CDS encoding NAD(P)-binding domain-containing protein — protein MAANDQRSEIGLIGLAVMGQNLALNIADHGFRISVYNRTTEKMQAFVDKHPDTPGGLVGCETLEALVNSLKRPRKIVVMVKAGSGTDAVIDQLAPLLDEGDILVDLENKKCTNTIAREQRLAGRRLRFIGSGISGGEEGARFGPSLMPGGQKDAWKEVEPVWSAIAAKVDPDTCKPLLGAKPGRPVQGGEPCTAYIGSDGAGHYVKMLHNGIEYGDMQMICEAYRHEPELANLLLAPHFKEAIDSAQHHWRKVVALAAQHGVTAPTFAASLAYYDSYRSARLPQKLLQAQRDYFGAHTYERVYQLRGCFFHIDRPDPKRPQRGA, from the coding sequence ATGGCAGCAAACGACCAACGCTCTGAGATTGGCCTCATCGGCCTGGCCGTGATGGGCCAGAACTTGGCGCTCAACATCGCCGACCATGGCTTTCGCATCTCGGTCTACAACCGCACCACCGAGAAGATGCAGGCCTTCGTCGACAAGCATCCAGACACGCCCGGCGGACTGGTCGGTTGCGAGACGCTGGAGGCATTGGTGAACTCGCTGAAGCGACCGCGCAAGATCGTCGTCATGGTCAAGGCTGGCAGCGGGACCGACGCCGTCATCGATCAGCTTGCACCACTGCTTGACGAGGGCGACATCCTTGTCGACTTAGAAAACAAAAAGTGTACAAACACAATCGCGCGAGAGCAGCGGCTCGCCGGGCGCAGGCTGCGCTTCATCGGTAGCGGTATCTCCGGCGGCGAGGAGGGCGCGCGCTTTGGGCCCTCGCTGATGCCCGGCGGGCAGAAAGATGCCTGGAAGGAGGTGGAGCCGGTCTGGTCCGCAATCGCTGCCAAGGTCGATCCCGACACGTGCAAGCCGCTGCTTGGCGCCAAGCCCGGCAGGCCTGTGCAGGGTGGCGAGCCCTGTACGGCCTACATCGGCTCGGACGGCGCCGGTCACTATGTCAAGATGCTGCATAACGGCATCGAGTACGGGGACATGCAGATGATCTGCGAGGCCTATCGGCATGAGCCCGAGCTGGCCAATCTGCTGCTTGCTCCGCATTTCAAGGAGGCCATCGATAGCGCTCAGCACCACTGGCGCAAGGTCGTCGCCTTGGCGGCGCAGCACGGTGTGACGGCGCCGACCTTCGCCGCGTCGCTCGCCTATTATGACAGCTATCGCTCGGCGCGCCTGCCGCAGAAACTGCTCCAGGCCCAGCGCGATTACTTTGGCGCCCACACTTATGAACGGGTTTATCAACTCCGTGGGTGCTTCTTCCACATCGACCGGCCCGATCCGAAGCGGCCTCAGCGCGGGGCTTGA